A window of Acinonyx jubatus isolate Ajub_Pintada_27869175 chromosome B2, VMU_Ajub_asm_v1.0, whole genome shotgun sequence genomic DNA:
ggcagccacaaaaagacaaatgctgtatgatttcaccTATATGAAGTACTTAGTCAAAATACTGAAGAATGGTatttgccaggggttggggaaaGGGGAGTGcgaagttactgtttaatgggtataaagCTTcagtttgcaagatgaaaaaagctctgaaaatggatgatggtgatggctgcacaaaaTGTAAATGTAGTTAACACCAGTGAACTATATACATACACTTCAGAATGGTTAAGATGGTGAATCTTccatatattttgccacaataaaaaatattagaaaaaacagaaataaaaagtagtgGCTAggaatcatatttttttcttatggtagtaataataaaaatagctgcTATTAAATACCCACAGTACTTTATATGCTGTGCTAGACATTTTATACGTATCATTAATTCTTACGACTTTATAGATAtgaaaagtgaggctcagaaaaggttcagtaacttgcctgAAATCACACAGCACGGAGGCAGCAAAGTTAGCATTCAAACCAAAGCCCATGCCCTTCTTTTATGCACTGTAGTACAATCTCTGCATTtcataaaaattcagaataaagTACACAGGTGCCCTCAAAGAGCAGTAAATTCATAACAGCACTGATTatgaactgattaaaaaaaaacaaaaaaaccacacacacctAGAGCATAAGGGGCACTGAGAGGGGAACAATCAGAATATAATAGCCTATATCTTACCTCCAACCCTAATACACCCATGCAGACCTACTTATATACAGCTCTCATTCCAAATCAAGTTGGTAAGAAAGGCAAACCGATAATAAGTTTCACGTTGGAAATTACCAAAGAAATGTTTCCCACATCAGCAgcataagaaaagggaaaaaaggtggTCTAGGGTGGCAGAAGGTAAAAATTTAGGTATTTCACAGGATATTAAGTGGATGTTGTTAAGGACTGGGGACAggatggcaaaaaaataaaagaaaaagattaaaaaaaaaaaaaaagaccagccagagatagaaaaagcaaacagatgaaaacaaaaattacagaacAGGAAGATAAAATTCAGTACTAAAGAATGACATAAATATGCAAAACAGAGTTGATTTTCCTTGAAAGAGCAAAGTTGGGCTAGTAGATTAAAGATTCCTAACTTGGCAGAAGTAAACTGATCCACTGTAATGAGTGATTAGAGCAAAATTTTTCAGAATGGGTTTTCAATCAAAATGTGGCtccaaaaatgttgaaagaaaaaaatacctaggcGGACAGCAGAGTTGGAAAATTTAAAGCATataataaaggggcgcctgggtggctcagtcggttaagtggccgacttcgacccaggtcatgaactcacagtttgtgggttcaagccccgcattgggctctgtgctggcagcttacagtctggagcccgcttcagattctgtgtctctctttctgccccttccttgctcatgctctgtctctgtctctcaaaaataaattaagtgttaaaaaaaaaataaagcttatgaTAAAAATGCCAAAGATACGTTTTCATTGAGGTCATTCATCAATATCTTCAAATCTTATTCATGACTGGAAGCCAttaggatatttaaaaattatccttttgttcttttcttctattcACATTTACttcagaaattatgaaaaaaactcATCTGATTCCCTAGAATTACATCCTTTCTTAAATGCTTGGTAGTGAAAGTGAACATTAGCACGTCCTTTCATTGAATATCAGAATGTCAGAGAAGAGAGTTTAAGTCCTGGGAAGAGGACAGGAAGGTACCTCTTTCAAGGAACTAAACCTCTCTCAGGGCTTCATTTCATCCCTGCCAATCtcttaaaatgatcttttttttttttaattgccatagtattatttattctttctggttTAATCTATAAGCAATTAGCTTTCAGAAAAATTGAAGATAAATTTGGAATTTCAGAAATAGTGAAAATCTGGATTCTGAGCTTTGCAAAATTATACTAACATATTTCAAAtcatgaatatgtattttatatacatgaacACAGATTTTATCTATTAGATCAGAAAAGGCTTCAGAAAATTATGAAATCATCCTTTctctaaaacactaaaaaatgaaagggagaaaaggaaaaaataaaaaaagtatgagAGCATGATGCTTTAGTGAGCAGCCAGTAGTTCACTAGTGGACAGCAGTTTATTGGTTTCTCTCAGCAGTGAAGTCTCCTCCTCTTGGGTGGTTTGCACTGTGACTGCAGCTGCGTACCTTTGGTAGTATCAGATATGCTATTTAACAAGGCACACATCATATCTCCCTCTAAATGGTGAGGGTTTAGTATATGTGCTGGCCTCTGAGTCTTCTTAAATTGGTTCTCTAGCTCCAGAAAACCTTGATCTCCTGAGAGGATGGTGAAAGGAATCTGCTTGGGTAGTTGTTCATCTAGACGGCCAGCCTAAGTTGGAACAAAACGCATATGTTgataaaaatcaatatttgaGTTTTAAACCATTACATCTATTTCAGTATGAACACATACCTagaaaggtttatttatttattttaagattttattatttttttaaagtagtctctacactcaacatggggctcaaagtcaacctcgagatcaagagttgcacactccactaactgagccagccaggcacccctaaaaaggtttatttaacTTGTTCTCTAGCTCCCACCAAAGTATGATACAAAGATCtccttcataaataaaatataacacatttaATCAAATGTAAACTGCCACGAATTATAAGATAAGCTATTTTATGtgccactaagaaagaaaaaaaaataccaaaagaagtCAAATAAGAGGCTGGAATGCTACAAGGGTTACACACTTAATCTaaggataaataagaaataaatctgCCATAGAGAGAAGGTAAGCAAGGTAATCTGCATAATTCAATCTTAGCACTGAatagatggaaaagaaaatgttttgtggTTTAAAATGTAAGCAGGAGTTAACAAGGTTACAGAGTAAATTCATGTTATCAGTGCGACATGTAAACTGACTTACATTTAAGcagagaatttaatttaaaatgggtCTCAGGTTGGTAGTTTCTCTAGGTGACTGGCAGACAGAGAAGCAAATGCAAATTTCACCTAGGCCAACAGTGATTGTTAAGGTGTCTcccaatttcagagatgttaaaatgtgaaagtatCTCAGCATACATCAAATACACTGTCATCTATTGATCATTATTCTATAAATAGGTGAGGGTCTACAATGGGTAGCTGGGAGTCTGCTAGGAATTGGGGAAAGCAGTAAATAAGTATATGGGTCCTTGCTCTCATTAGTCATCAGCAGAATCTTATGTAGAAGGttttatacaaaaatatagcACTGAAGAATGCTCTATACTGTCATTACGattcaagtggaaaaaaaaaattccaaatgggTCCTAGATTCACATTAGATTTTGAATAAAACAATCACTCACATGCATACATATGGCAAAATCAGCagcatcttttcttttactacaaCGAGGATGAAGGAAGAAACATCCAATCCTATTCAGGTAATTATAGATCTTACAGTTGAGTGGAGGCTTCCAATTGGTGTTTCCTcctattatttttagaaaaggcaTGAATGATagtcaaacagagaaaaaaagagaactgaacAGTAGCTACAACTGAAAGCTCTATCAAGAAAAAACACactagaaaaagatttttttagaggGCAAGTACTAGATTAGAATGCAGAACTCAGTTCTAGTATAGGCATCACCATCTTGTTGCTTTACAATCTTGGCAAAGTAGGCCACCTTCCCTGCATCTGCCCATTAACCTGAAAACTCATAGGTTATGTTAAGGAAAATCAAAAGTAATTATGTGTAAGGAGTCTCTGACTGGTATAATTCCATATAAATGTAagcattaattttgttttgtttttaacaaatatgtCAAGACTATTCAGTGGAGAGAAATGATAGGCAATCAGCAAAGCTAAATTTACTAAAAGGTTGTACTAGAGTATTTATCCAGGTCAGCacgtttcttttttaatttttttgaggtcAGTATGTCTCATCCTAAAACCAGtcctcctctttgtttttttaaaattatttttaaaatgtttatttacttattttgagagagagagagagagagtgtgaggtgggggggaaggacagagagaatcccaagcaggcaacatgctgtcagtgcagtgcccaacacagggttcaatcccacgaaccgtgagatcatgacctgagctgtcaactgagccacccaggcaccccaaatcatCCTCTTATATGCTGTTGCCTATCAAACATAAAGTTTATTGGATGCTCACTATACTAAACTTCCGTAAATCATAGTCATCTCTCTCCCTGTTTGGTCAATGGTTTGTAAAGAAATATTTAGATGAAGCTGCATATTTATGAACTTCAGTTCAGTAAGGATGAACTGAAGAGGCAATTATGGCAATTTGAAAATCATACTAGTTCTGTAGCCAAGCGGTCCAAGTTCAAAAGCTAACTctattatttattagttttacactttggaaaaaataaacttctcatGCATCCTGCCTTATGTTTTAAGAAGGAGATAAATATAATAATCAGTAAGCATGGGTTAATACCAAGCATTAGTACCTGGCATGTTgtaggtgctgaataaatgttttttcaatATGTATCAAAAGATCCACAAACTTTAGGTCACCAAAGAGAGCTAACATTCaccacaaagaaatgtaaagagaaaaatattctggCAAAGTAGCTACAATGCAAAGTGACAATATTGCAATTACGTTTGTATGTTCTATTCAAGAAGGTTCAAGAGCAATCCTTTTAATGTGGAACATATTCTaatggagaaaagaggagaaggtATCAGATGTTTTCCTTATCAATCATACCTTGAAAGCCCCAGATGAATGTTCCTTGGTTAAGATGCCCTGGTAGATGACCAAAAAAGTTTGACCAGTTATCAAAGTCTACAAAGACTATATGAGTCATGGTTCGCAGATAATCCAAATCTGGAAGTTCAACAACTTCTTCATCTGAGAAGAGAAACATTAACATGAATTTGGTAAGAATTAGCTAAAAACGCTTTAATTTCTCAAGTTTAAAAGATACTAGAgaatatgcaaaaatattaatcttgaatattattaatttctaCTTAAACCTCTTCATGAGATCCAAACCTATACATGATACAGTATATTTACACCagataaaaaatattctgaatacttccaaaattttattattctttctataAATACATGCCATTGATGCTAagcctgtctttctctttttaattaaaaaaaaaaaacaaaaaaaacacaactgaggtggctcagttggttgagcatccaactttggctcaggtcatgatctcatggcttgtggattcaagccctgcattgggctctgtgctgacagctcagagcctggagcctgctttggattctgtgtcttcatctctctctgcctctcccccacttgcatgcacactgctctctctcaaaaataaacattttttttaaaaaataaattaaaaaaacctgtcACACAATTAGTCAGAAATACAGTCCTCATTTTTTTTGCCCATACACATGAATATTGCCTAAAACATGTCTTCTTTGTATGTAGCAGCTAGGCTCTGCCACCAATATGCTGGTCTGAGTCCACAAATCCATGTAACTTACACCttccctgtcacttctctggctctcctctcctgctgtTTCCTGGCAGTAATTGAAATCTGCCACTACTatagctactgctgctgctggaacTGCCATAGCCATCTTAGTTTTGTAGATTGGCAAAGTATTGGCCTGTACTACCATAGGGGCCAGagcttctgtctcttttctcttttcatgggTCCCAAATTTGAAGACTGTTATAACTGCCAAAATCATTATAGCTTCCGCCACTTCCAAAATTACTTCCATCATTACCAAATCTGTTATAGCTAAGACTTTCTTTAAAAgttgtttataataataaaatataataaaataataataataaaataaatgataattaaaaaacaatgtactGGGAGAACTAAAAGACCAAGTTTTAaggctgaaaaaacaaaaacttgcacCATCcatcaaataaaatttcaaggtggggcacctgggtggctcagtcagttaagcatccaacttcggctcaggtcatgatctcacagtttgtgaaagtttaagccctgaactgggctctatgctgacatcgtggagcctgctttggatcctctgtccccctctttctgcccctcccctgctcatgctccctcacctctcaaaaataactaaaaacatttaaaatatatatattaaaataaaatttcaaggttACCTGGTAAGAACTTCTCCCCACCAGAATTATGTTCTTTTCCCAATCTAGACTGATTTATTAGTAACCTGCTAGCTATGTGATTAAAAACCCTACAGGgcacaaatgaaataaatgacaacCCTCTACCATAAAGTGGTGCATAATAGGTACTGGTGGCACATCAGCACCTCCTACCATAAACACATCTTTCTTGGTTCTCTTaagttctttcttcttccaccaTTCTCCAACTCTTGTTCTCCATCTCTTTCacttctttcataattttctatcTTGATAAGGCCTTAAAGTTTCCAGTGTACCAATGCAAaccttaacattttaaattatttttaaaatgactaggTTCTACTCCATCTAATACAGCCTCCCTCAAATATACTGCACTGCCATCCTCTCCCATTTCCAAGCCACCTATCTTCTTTTATCTTGTCTTAAAATTCTTAGTAATTGTAAGGGcccctggctagctcagtcagtggagcatgtgactcttgatcatggagctgtgagttcaagccccacactgggtgtagaaattactaaggaaaaaaaattttttttaattcttagtaaTTGTAGATTTAGATACTACAATCATCTATCAAACACAGACCGACATAAATTCCCAAAAGTAATCGggagaacaagagaaaagcacAAGAGAACATAAAAACAGTGTAATCACTGCTTCACTGTTAAAAGTAGAACTGAATGAGTTGATAGTATGTCATGTAATCATTTCTTACATAAAACATGCCATGACTAAAAATGATGCTAAGATCTACAAATGCTATATACAGCAAGCCTGTATAAACTCAGTAGttcataaaaatagtttataaaaaaattttagccAAAATTTTCACATATCCTCATTGTCCCCTCTCTACACTGTGTAACTTACCAAGagctcatatttatttaaaagaatatggacttaaaattatattctaacCACGACAAATTATacttctaaacaaaataaaaccactgtCCTCTTCTagacttactcttttttttttaagtttatttatttattttgaggggggaggggcagagagagagggcaagaaagaatccaaagctcgctctgtgttgacagcacctAAGCCACCCAGCACACCTACACTTAGGGAGTCTTATCTAGATTAAGTACAAAGGGATCTATACCTCAATTTTCTCCCTGGTTTCCTGCTACCATTTGTAACTCTACTTCTAATTGCTATTTTAAGTCTAAGTAAAAGCTCTGCTTTCCAGAAAatcataacaaaaatatataaattctgaAGTGAACATTAAGATTTCTCATAATTACGGAATAAAGCCAAAatatgaggatgtggagaaaaaggaaccctcatacactgttggtggcaatgcaaactggtacagccacgaTGGAAAATATGgagattctttgaaaaattaaaaatagaattaccatatgatccagtaattccactactaattacctgaagaatatgaaaacactaattcaaaaagatatatggacccctatgtttactgcagtatttacaatagccaacttaTAAatacaacccaagtgtccacggatagacgaatggataaagaagatgtggtgtatatatacaatggaatattagccataaaagagaatgaaatcttgccatttgcaacatgtatGGATCTAGACGGTATAatactaagggaaataagtcagtcagagaaagacaaataccctatgatttcactcatgtgtaatttaagaaaccaaccaaataaaaaaaaagacaaaaatcagactCTGAATATAGAAAACtagtggttatcagaggggaggtggatggggaggatgagtgaaataggtgaggggATTAacagtacacttatcatgataagcaccGAGTTCTGTATAGAACTGTtcaatcactatactgtacacctgaaatgaatataatactatgttaactatactggaataaaaaaacaagtttaattaaaaaaaaaagaagaattttccaacaacaaaagaataaagtcaaaatataaacacaaagagTTCACTGGATTTATCTTCTTAATGAACCTTCTAAATGATAAGAAGAATCTAAATGTTAAggataacatttatatatatatatatatatataaattttaaatctgaCTTTCAGAAAGACTAtcaattttcttcatctctcaaaATTCCCATGCTTCTTATAAAAGACAATGTTATCTTAAATACATAGTGTTTAAATCTAATATATACTCTTTGTCCCCTTAAGTTTAGGGtagttaaatgaatatttaaatactaGTATGTATTCGTATTTAGGAATACATATCCCCCAAAAGTATATGCTATAATGATTACTGTATCATCCCACCATGTTTCTTACTTCAAAACTGAATCATTATTAGCTTTCACAAAAATGATGGCCACAGGTGCACCCGGTGGCCCATTCGGTGAAATGTcaaccccttttttttttaatgtttgtttattttttgacagagggagTGAGACTGggtagggtagagagagaggaagacacagaatctgaagctggctccaggctccgagctgtctgcacacagagcctgatgtggggcttgaactcatgaactgtgaactcatgaacatgagctgaagttggacactcaaccgactgagccacccaggtgccccaagtgtcaactcttgatttgggctcaggtcatgatctcatggattagTGAGATgcagccctgtattgggctctgcactgacaatgcagggcctgcttgggattttctctctgcctcctccccgcTTGTGTggacactctcaaaataaataaatttaaaaacaaggatgGCTacaatacatgtattttctctatcAGTATGTGAAATCTGCACAGACATTAGAGTTGTAATGCCATACCTATATTCTGACAGCTTAGGTCATTCTCAGctcccttctccatctctgaaTTTTTTGGATGGCTTACTGCctgttttagttttctctctGGACGTGAGGCACTGGCAGCAAACTTGTACAGGCTTGTTTTCTCAGATCCGAAATGAGCCACACTGGGTTTCCGTAAAAAGCAGTGTTTTCTATGGAAGTGCTGCTGAGCACTCTCAGGATCGTGAAACACTTTGGTGCAAGTGCCACACTTGATGACATACCGTTGCTCCTTTTCCTCctcactcttttcttctctgtgcacTTCATGGATGTGAGTATTGATGTCAGTTACATTCTGTGCTGTTGCTGAACACAAGGTGCAGCGAAACCACAGTTTACCTTTATCCAGCATGATTTGAAGACATCTACCATAATCTTCCTTTCTGTTAACTTTACAGATGTAACTCTCACGGCAACCACAGGTTAACAGGTTACTGGTCTCTATTACTGGAAAATCATTCTCAGTTTTAATTGAAGTTTCAGTTTTTTCTGACACAAACACATAATCTGTGCTGTGGTGCTCCTTATAATGACTTAAAAATGCTTCTTCCACATTAAAGGTAATATCACAAAGCCCACAGAAGTACTTAACTTTTATCTCATTGTTATGCTCATCTTGGCAATGTCGGTACAGTGTTTCAACCTTGTGAAAAGTCTTTTTGCAATGGGCACAGCTGTATCTATGAAACTGGTGACTTGCTAAAGACATGCAATGCTGTTTTACACAGTCCTGGGAATCAAACATATCTTCACAAATTCGGCACTGCCATTTACCCCTTGGAGGACTATTTGCTGGAGAATGATCAATAATAGTAATAGTTGAAGGATTCTTAGCAGTCAAATTACTCACCAATGTTGCAGAGGATGTTGGCAAAGTTTCACTTTCTACCTCATCCGTCTCATAAAAATATCTGTGTCCATTATGAAATTCAGTCACATGTGCCATGATAGTCTCTTTTCTTGTTAACTCCTTTTTGCATGTCCGACACcagaaaagaaagttatttaaatGTGCCCCTCCATGAATCCGGCTCATATGTAAACGGATGACCCCTGAATCTTCACATACCTTTCCACAGACCACACACTTATAACACATTGTGTTTGCtgagaaaacatgtttttctacTGCATCTTCACTTAGGAATTGTTGATGGCATTCACAAAACCAGGTTTTAACAAATGACTTTTCTTTCTGAACACAAACTGTACCTTCATGGCTTTTACCTTCTAAATTCATCTTCTTTTTTGGAACAGTGGTGCAAT
This region includes:
- the ZNF451 gene encoding E3 SUMO-protein ligase ZNF451 isoform X5, which gives rise to MGDPGSEIIESVPPAGPEASESTTDENEDDIQFVSEGPLRPVLEYIDLISSDDEEPSTSHSDDNVKHKDYIDHQKDKVALTLARLARHVEVEKQQKEEKNRAFREKIDFQHAHGLQELEFIRGHSDTEAARLCVDQWLKMPGLKTGTINSGKKSSFRRGGQMQVSGKPILCPIMHCNKEFDNGHLLLGHLKRFDHSPCDPTITLHGPFVNSFACVVCYKNFVTQQQYRDHLFAKEAADDGHKNNLLPQIIQCFACPNCFLLFSSKDECLKHMSGKNHFHQNFKLSDDKGIAQPISFPSFAKKLLISLCKDVPFQVKCVACHQTLRSHMELTAHFRVRCRNAGPVALAEKSIAQVAEKFVLRGYCPNCNQVFADETSTRNHKQNSGHKVRVITSMEESVLLYCHSSEGNKPSDLNLLLDRSKFSSLKRTMSVQESNSQDCTTVPKKKMNLEGKSHEGTVCVQKEKSFVKTWFCECHQQFLSEDAVEKHVFSANTMCYKCVVCGKVCEDSGVIRLHMSRIHGGAHLNNFLFWCRTCKKELTRKETIMAHVTEFHNGHRYFYETDEVESETLPTSSATLVSNLTAKNPSTITIIDHSPANSPPRGKWQCRICEDMFDSQDCVKQHCMSLASHQFHRYSCAHCKKTFHKVETLYRHCQDEHNNEIKVKYFCGLCDITFNVEEAFLSHYKEHHSTDYVFVSEKTETSIKTENDFPVIETSNLLTCGCRESYICKVNRKEDYGRCLQIMLDKGKLWFRCTLCSATAQNVTDINTHIHEVHREEKSEEEKEQRYVIKCGTCTKVFHDPESAQQHFHRKHCFLRKPSVAHFGSEKTSLYKFAASASRPERKLKQAVSHPKNSEMEKGAENDLSCQNIDEEVVELPDLDYLRTMTHIVFVDFDNWSNFFGHLPGHLNQGTFIWGFQECDSDDNLGIKNTSIEEEFTSTEDVELEEAIRRSLEEM